Proteins from a genomic interval of Euleptes europaea isolate rEulEur1 chromosome 18, rEulEur1.hap1, whole genome shotgun sequence:
- the LOC130490805 gene encoding dickkopf-related protein 3-like, with product MMKKHLCLIVALLCPSPAVHGYIWAWMYSLPYQSPSEVASFKGAGPSPSQDLKVTACSPEVHCPQGFFCDRHFGLCLIFREEGEYCRRDAHCARGLSCMFGKCHPTVPGGQEGARCHQDKDCGPDACCARLHGEMVCKKRLHLGEGCYIPQGGIAFSVNQVCPCLEGLVCRRTPPNPKIPSEYWPDKGDWRCQKK from the exons ATGATGAAGAAGCATCTCTGCCTTATCGTCGCCCTACTCTGCCCTTCGCCCGCTGTGCATGGCTACATCTGGGCATGGATGTACTCATTGCCTTATCAGAGCCCCAGTGAGGTGGCATCCTTCAAAGGTGCTGGACCATCACCAAGCCAGGACCTTAAG GTGACTGCATGCAGTCCGGAGGTTCATTGCCCCCAGGGGTTCTTCTGTGACCGCCATTTTGGACTCTGCCTCATCTTCCGAGAAGAAGGGGAGTACTGCCGTCGGGACGCCCACTGTGCCAGGGGTTTGAGCTGCATGTTTGGCAAATGCCACCCAACTGTGCCAGGCGGGCAGGAAG GTGCCCGCTGCCACCAGGATAAAGACTGTGGTCCTGATGCCTGCTGTGCCCGCCTCCATGGGGAGATGGTTTGCAAGAAGCGGCTGCATTTAGGTGAAGGATGCTATATCCCCCAAGGAGGTATTGCATTCAGCGTGAACCAAGTGTGTCCCTGCCTAGAAGGGCTAGTTTGCAGAAGGACCCCTCCTAACCCCAA GATACCATCTGAGTACTGGCCAGATAAAGGCGACTGGCGATGCCAGAAAAAATAA